A genomic region of Paroedura picta isolate Pp20150507F chromosome 4, Ppicta_v3.0, whole genome shotgun sequence contains the following coding sequences:
- the MTF2 gene encoding metal-response element-binding transcription factor 2 isoform X3 encodes MRDSTGVGNSVVHKRSPLRRHQKPPISVTKLSSRDGQKAKKPVCKFEEGQDVLARWSDGLFYLGTIKKINKLKQSCFIIFEDSSKSWVLWKDIQTGATESGEMVCTICQEEYSEAPNEMVICDKCGQGYHQLCHTPNIDSAVIDSDDKWLCRQCVFATTTKRGGALKKGPNAKALQVMKQTLPYSVADLEWDAGHKTNAQQCYCYCGGPGDWYLKMLQCCKCKQWFHEACVQCLQKPMLFGDRFYTFICSVCSSGPEYLKRLPLQWVDIAHLCLYNLSVIHKKKYFDSELELMTYINENWDRLHPGELADTPKPERYEHVLEALNDYKTMFMSGKEIKKKKHLFGLRIRVPPCPPNAAFKAEKEPEGTSHEFKIKGRKSSKPVPDQREVTNGVEKKGKKKSVGRPPGPYTRKMIQKMSEPSLLEPVIVQESPTLDLPSTIGRSDGTAHSSNTSDVESTGTVSTKETTSTCIPKHYSLPDSRKRTRTGRTWPAAIPHLRRRGRLPRKALQAQNSEIVKDDEGKDDYQYDELNTEILNNLADQELQLNHLKNSITSYFGAAGRIACGEKYRVLARRVTLDGKVQYLVEWEGATAS; translated from the exons AGACTCTACGGGGGTGGGTAATTCAGTGGTCCACAAGCGGTCTCCTTTACGGCGGCACCAAAAGCCACCAATCTCCGTGACCAAGCTGTCCTCCCGGGATGGACAGAAAGCCAAAAAGCCAGTGTGCAAATTTGAAGAAGGTCAAGATGTCCTAGCCAGGTGGTCAGATGGCTTGTTTTATCTTGGAACTATCAAAAAG ATAAACAAACTGAAACAGAGCTGCTTCATTATTTTTGAAGACAGCTCAAAATCCTGGGTTCTTTGGAAGGACATACAAACAG GAGCTACTGAAAGTGGGGAAATGGTCTGTACAATATGTCAAGAAGAATATTCAGAAGCACCCAATGAAATGGTTATATGTGATAAATGTGGTCAAG GTTATCATCAGCTGTGTCACACGCCAAATATTGATTCTGCTGTGATAGACTCAGATGATAAATGGCTTTGCCGGCAGTGTgtctttgcaacaacaacaaag AGAGGTGGCGCGCTTAAGAAGGGACCAAATGCCAAAGCCCTGCAAGTCATGAAGCAAACATTGCCTTACAGTGTAGCAGACCTTGAATGGGATGCAGGCCATAAAACGAATGCTCAGCAGTGTTATTGCTACTGTGGAGGTCCTGGAGA CTGGTATTTGAAGATGCTACAGTGCTGCAAATGTAAACAGTGGTTCCACGAGGCTTGTGTGCAGTGCCTCCAAAAGCCAATGCTTTTTGGTGACAG gttttatacATTCATTTGTTCGGTTTGTAGTTCTGGACCAGAATACCTCAAACGTTTACCCTTGCAATG GGTGGACATAGCACATCTATGCCTTTACAACCTAAGTGTTATtcacaaaaagaaatattttgattCAGAGCTTGAACTCATGACCTACATTAATGAAAACTGGGATCGACTGCACCCTGGTGAA CTGGCAGATACACCAAAACCTGAACGATATGAACATGTCTTGGAGGCATTAAATGATTACAAGACTAT GTTTATGTCTGGAAAGgagataaagaagaaaaaacatttgTTTGGCTTGAGAATTCGTGTTCCTCCTTGCCCACCAAATGCTGCTTTCAAGGCTGAGAAAGAACCTGAGGGAACTTCACATGAATTCAAAATTAAAGGCAGAAAATCATCTAAACCTGTGCCTGATCAGAG GGAAGTTACTAATGGTGTAGaaaaaaaggggaagaaaaagtcTGTTGGTCGTCCACCTGGTCCATATACCAGGAAGATGATTCAAAAAATGTCTGAGCCGTCACTTTTG GAGCCTGTCATAGTGCAAGAATCCCCTACTTTGGATTTACCTAGCACTATTGG AAGATCTGATGGAACAGCACATTCATCAAATACCTCAGATGTAGAATCTACAGGTACTGTCAGTACAAAAGAAACTACCTCAACCTGCATTCCCAAACATTACAG CTTACCTGACTCCAGGAAAAGAACACGTACTGGAAGAACTTGGCCAGCTGCAATACCACACTTAAGGAGAAGAGGACGCCTTCCACGGAAAGCACTCCAGGCTCAGAATTCTGAAATTGTAAAAGACGACGAAGGCAAAGATGATTATCAATATGACGAACTCAATACAGAGATTCTGAATAACTTAGCAGATCAGGAGTTACAGCTTAACCATCTCAAGAACTCTATCACCAGTTACTTTGGTGCAGCAGGTAGGATAGCTTGTGGTGAAAAATACCGTGTTTTAGCTCGTCGGGTGACACTTGAtggaaaggtgcagtatcttgtgGAATGGGAAGGAGCAACTGCCTCCTGA
- the TMED5 gene encoding transmembrane emp24 domain-containing protein 5: protein MVGLASSGIPRSLGLWGAEGMGIGLRRRLLLPLALLCVLLLPGAPGFTSSLDSDFTFTLPAGRKECFFQPMQKEASLEIEYQVLDGAGLDVDFYLISPKGETLLFEQRKSDGVHTVETIDGDYMFCFDNTFSTISEKVIFFELILDNTGEEDQEDWKKYITGTDLLDMKLEDILESVNSVKSRLSKSIQIQNLLKAFEARDRNIQESNFDRVNFWSMVNLAIMVIVSAVQVYMLKSLFEDKRRTRT, encoded by the exons ATGGTGGGACTCGCTTCCTCCGGGATCCCGCGCTCCCTGGGCCTGTGGGGCGCTGAGGGGATGGGGATAGGGCTCCGGCGGCGTCTGCTGCTGCCTCTCGCGCTGCTGTGCGTGCTGCTGCTGCCTGGAGCCCCGGGCTTCACTTCCTCTCTGGATAGCGACTTCACCTTCACTCTGCCCGCCGGCCGTAAGGAGTGCTTCTTCCAGCCCATGCAGAAGGAGGCCTCCCTGGAGATCGAATACCAG GTTTTAGATGGAGCAGGATTAGATGTTGATTTTTACCTGATATCCCCAAAAGGCGAAACTCTCCTTTTTGAACAGAGGAAATCAGATGGAGTTCACAC AGTCGAGACAATTGATGGTGACTACATGTTCTGCTTTGACAACACTTTCAGCACCATTTCAGAGAAGGTGATTTTCTTTGAACTGATTTTAGATAATACAGGAGAAGAAGATCAAGAAGACTGGAAGAAGTATATTACCGGCACAGATCTTCTGGATATGAAACTAGAAGATATTTTG GAATCTGTCAACAGTGTCAAGTCTAGGCTAAGCAAAAGCATTCAGATCCAGAACCTGCTGAAAGCATTTGAAGCTCGTGATAGAAACATACAAGAAAGCAACTTCGATAGAGTTAACTTCTGGTCCATGGTCAACCTAGCAATAATGGTTATAGTGTCTGCTGTTCAGGTTTACATGCTGAAAAGTCTCTTTGAAGATAAAAGGAGAACTAGAACTTAA
- the MTF2 gene encoding metal-response element-binding transcription factor 2 isoform X2, giving the protein MRDSTGVGNSVVHKRSPLRRHQKPPISVTKLSSRDGQKAKKPVCKFEEGQDVLARWSDGLFYLGTIKKINKLKQSCFIIFEDSSKSWVLWKDIQTGATESGEMVCTICQEEYSEAPNEMVICDKCGQGYHQLCHTPNIDSAVIDSDDKWLCRQCVFATTTKRGGALKKGPNAKALQVMKQTLPYSVADLEWDAGHKTNAQQCYCYCGGPGDWYLKMLQCCKCKQWFHEACVQCLQKPMLFGDRFYTFICSVCSSGPEYLKRLPLQWVDIAHLCLYNLSVIHKKKYFDSELELMTYINENWDRLHPGELADTPKPERYEHVLEALNDYKTMFMSGKEIKKKKHLFGLRIRVPPCPPNAAFKAEKEPEGTSHEFKIKGRKSSKPVPDQRCQDCQTSIDIPAVMGRKNYWNKKVVDDFFVEEWEVTNGVEKKGKKKSVGRPPGPYTRKMIQKMSEPSLLEPVIVQESPTLDLPSTIGSDGTAHSSNTSDVESTGTVSTKETTSTCIPKHYSLPDSRKRTRTGRTWPAAIPHLRRRGRLPRKALQAQNSEIVKDDEGKDDYQYDELNTEILNNLADQELQLNHLKNSITSYFGAAGRIACGEKYRVLARRVTLDGKVQYLVEWEGATAS; this is encoded by the exons AGACTCTACGGGGGTGGGTAATTCAGTGGTCCACAAGCGGTCTCCTTTACGGCGGCACCAAAAGCCACCAATCTCCGTGACCAAGCTGTCCTCCCGGGATGGACAGAAAGCCAAAAAGCCAGTGTGCAAATTTGAAGAAGGTCAAGATGTCCTAGCCAGGTGGTCAGATGGCTTGTTTTATCTTGGAACTATCAAAAAG ATAAACAAACTGAAACAGAGCTGCTTCATTATTTTTGAAGACAGCTCAAAATCCTGGGTTCTTTGGAAGGACATACAAACAG GAGCTACTGAAAGTGGGGAAATGGTCTGTACAATATGTCAAGAAGAATATTCAGAAGCACCCAATGAAATGGTTATATGTGATAAATGTGGTCAAG GTTATCATCAGCTGTGTCACACGCCAAATATTGATTCTGCTGTGATAGACTCAGATGATAAATGGCTTTGCCGGCAGTGTgtctttgcaacaacaacaaag AGAGGTGGCGCGCTTAAGAAGGGACCAAATGCCAAAGCCCTGCAAGTCATGAAGCAAACATTGCCTTACAGTGTAGCAGACCTTGAATGGGATGCAGGCCATAAAACGAATGCTCAGCAGTGTTATTGCTACTGTGGAGGTCCTGGAGA CTGGTATTTGAAGATGCTACAGTGCTGCAAATGTAAACAGTGGTTCCACGAGGCTTGTGTGCAGTGCCTCCAAAAGCCAATGCTTTTTGGTGACAG gttttatacATTCATTTGTTCGGTTTGTAGTTCTGGACCAGAATACCTCAAACGTTTACCCTTGCAATG GGTGGACATAGCACATCTATGCCTTTACAACCTAAGTGTTATtcacaaaaagaaatattttgattCAGAGCTTGAACTCATGACCTACATTAATGAAAACTGGGATCGACTGCACCCTGGTGAA CTGGCAGATACACCAAAACCTGAACGATATGAACATGTCTTGGAGGCATTAAATGATTACAAGACTAT GTTTATGTCTGGAAAGgagataaagaagaaaaaacatttgTTTGGCTTGAGAATTCGTGTTCCTCCTTGCCCACCAAATGCTGCTTTCAAGGCTGAGAAAGAACCTGAGGGAACTTCACATGAATTCAAAATTAAAGGCAGAAAATCATCTAAACCTGTGCCTGATCAGAG GTGCCAAGATTGCCAAACATCCATTGATATTCCAGCTGTTATGGGAAGAAAAAACTATTGGAACAAAAAGGTAGTGGATGATTTTTTTGTGGAGGAATG GGAAGTTACTAATGGTGTAGaaaaaaaggggaagaaaaagtcTGTTGGTCGTCCACCTGGTCCATATACCAGGAAGATGATTCAAAAAATGTCTGAGCCGTCACTTTTG GAGCCTGTCATAGTGCAAGAATCCCCTACTTTGGATTTACCTAGCACTATTGG ATCTGATGGAACAGCACATTCATCAAATACCTCAGATGTAGAATCTACAGGTACTGTCAGTACAAAAGAAACTACCTCAACCTGCATTCCCAAACATTACAG CTTACCTGACTCCAGGAAAAGAACACGTACTGGAAGAACTTGGCCAGCTGCAATACCACACTTAAGGAGAAGAGGACGCCTTCCACGGAAAGCACTCCAGGCTCAGAATTCTGAAATTGTAAAAGACGACGAAGGCAAAGATGATTATCAATATGACGAACTCAATACAGAGATTCTGAATAACTTAGCAGATCAGGAGTTACAGCTTAACCATCTCAAGAACTCTATCACCAGTTACTTTGGTGCAGCAGGTAGGATAGCTTGTGGTGAAAAATACCGTGTTTTAGCTCGTCGGGTGACACTTGAtggaaaggtgcagtatcttgtgGAATGGGAAGGAGCAACTGCCTCCTGA
- the MTF2 gene encoding metal-response element-binding transcription factor 2 isoform X1 has translation MRDSTGVGNSVVHKRSPLRRHQKPPISVTKLSSRDGQKAKKPVCKFEEGQDVLARWSDGLFYLGTIKKINKLKQSCFIIFEDSSKSWVLWKDIQTGATESGEMVCTICQEEYSEAPNEMVICDKCGQGYHQLCHTPNIDSAVIDSDDKWLCRQCVFATTTKRGGALKKGPNAKALQVMKQTLPYSVADLEWDAGHKTNAQQCYCYCGGPGDWYLKMLQCCKCKQWFHEACVQCLQKPMLFGDRFYTFICSVCSSGPEYLKRLPLQWVDIAHLCLYNLSVIHKKKYFDSELELMTYINENWDRLHPGELADTPKPERYEHVLEALNDYKTMFMSGKEIKKKKHLFGLRIRVPPCPPNAAFKAEKEPEGTSHEFKIKGRKSSKPVPDQRCQDCQTSIDIPAVMGRKNYWNKKVVDDFFVEEWEVTNGVEKKGKKKSVGRPPGPYTRKMIQKMSEPSLLEPVIVQESPTLDLPSTIGRSDGTAHSSNTSDVESTGTVSTKETTSTCIPKHYSLPDSRKRTRTGRTWPAAIPHLRRRGRLPRKALQAQNSEIVKDDEGKDDYQYDELNTEILNNLADQELQLNHLKNSITSYFGAAGRIACGEKYRVLARRVTLDGKVQYLVEWEGATAS, from the exons AGACTCTACGGGGGTGGGTAATTCAGTGGTCCACAAGCGGTCTCCTTTACGGCGGCACCAAAAGCCACCAATCTCCGTGACCAAGCTGTCCTCCCGGGATGGACAGAAAGCCAAAAAGCCAGTGTGCAAATTTGAAGAAGGTCAAGATGTCCTAGCCAGGTGGTCAGATGGCTTGTTTTATCTTGGAACTATCAAAAAG ATAAACAAACTGAAACAGAGCTGCTTCATTATTTTTGAAGACAGCTCAAAATCCTGGGTTCTTTGGAAGGACATACAAACAG GAGCTACTGAAAGTGGGGAAATGGTCTGTACAATATGTCAAGAAGAATATTCAGAAGCACCCAATGAAATGGTTATATGTGATAAATGTGGTCAAG GTTATCATCAGCTGTGTCACACGCCAAATATTGATTCTGCTGTGATAGACTCAGATGATAAATGGCTTTGCCGGCAGTGTgtctttgcaacaacaacaaag AGAGGTGGCGCGCTTAAGAAGGGACCAAATGCCAAAGCCCTGCAAGTCATGAAGCAAACATTGCCTTACAGTGTAGCAGACCTTGAATGGGATGCAGGCCATAAAACGAATGCTCAGCAGTGTTATTGCTACTGTGGAGGTCCTGGAGA CTGGTATTTGAAGATGCTACAGTGCTGCAAATGTAAACAGTGGTTCCACGAGGCTTGTGTGCAGTGCCTCCAAAAGCCAATGCTTTTTGGTGACAG gttttatacATTCATTTGTTCGGTTTGTAGTTCTGGACCAGAATACCTCAAACGTTTACCCTTGCAATG GGTGGACATAGCACATCTATGCCTTTACAACCTAAGTGTTATtcacaaaaagaaatattttgattCAGAGCTTGAACTCATGACCTACATTAATGAAAACTGGGATCGACTGCACCCTGGTGAA CTGGCAGATACACCAAAACCTGAACGATATGAACATGTCTTGGAGGCATTAAATGATTACAAGACTAT GTTTATGTCTGGAAAGgagataaagaagaaaaaacatttgTTTGGCTTGAGAATTCGTGTTCCTCCTTGCCCACCAAATGCTGCTTTCAAGGCTGAGAAAGAACCTGAGGGAACTTCACATGAATTCAAAATTAAAGGCAGAAAATCATCTAAACCTGTGCCTGATCAGAG GTGCCAAGATTGCCAAACATCCATTGATATTCCAGCTGTTATGGGAAGAAAAAACTATTGGAACAAAAAGGTAGTGGATGATTTTTTTGTGGAGGAATG GGAAGTTACTAATGGTGTAGaaaaaaaggggaagaaaaagtcTGTTGGTCGTCCACCTGGTCCATATACCAGGAAGATGATTCAAAAAATGTCTGAGCCGTCACTTTTG GAGCCTGTCATAGTGCAAGAATCCCCTACTTTGGATTTACCTAGCACTATTGG AAGATCTGATGGAACAGCACATTCATCAAATACCTCAGATGTAGAATCTACAGGTACTGTCAGTACAAAAGAAACTACCTCAACCTGCATTCCCAAACATTACAG CTTACCTGACTCCAGGAAAAGAACACGTACTGGAAGAACTTGGCCAGCTGCAATACCACACTTAAGGAGAAGAGGACGCCTTCCACGGAAAGCACTCCAGGCTCAGAATTCTGAAATTGTAAAAGACGACGAAGGCAAAGATGATTATCAATATGACGAACTCAATACAGAGATTCTGAATAACTTAGCAGATCAGGAGTTACAGCTTAACCATCTCAAGAACTCTATCACCAGTTACTTTGGTGCAGCAGGTAGGATAGCTTGTGGTGAAAAATACCGTGTTTTAGCTCGTCGGGTGACACTTGAtggaaaggtgcagtatcttgtgGAATGGGAAGGAGCAACTGCCTCCTGA
- the MTF2 gene encoding metal-response element-binding transcription factor 2 isoform X4, which yields MRDSTGVGNSVVHKRSPLRRHQKPPISVTKLSSRDGQKAKKPVCKFEEGQDVLARWSDGLFYLGTIKKINKLKQSCFIIFEDSSKSWVLWKDIQTGATESGEMVCTICQEEYSEAPNEMVICDKCGQGYHQLCHTPNIDSAVIDSDDKWLCRQCVFATTTKRGGALKKGPNAKALQVMKQTLPYSVADLEWDAGHKTNAQQCYCYCGGPGDWYLKMLQCCKCKQWFHEACVQCLQKPMLFGDRFYTFICSVCSSGPEYLKRLPLQWVDIAHLCLYNLSVIHKKKYFDSELELMTYINENWDRLHPGELADTPKPERYEHVLEALNDYKTMFMSGKEIKKKKHLFGLRIRVPPCPPNAAFKAEKEPEGTSHEFKIKGRKSSKPVPDQREVTNGVEKKGKKKSVGRPPGPYTRKMIQKMSEPSLLEPVIVQESPTLDLPSTIGSDGTAHSSNTSDVESTGTVSTKETTSTCIPKHYSLPDSRKRTRTGRTWPAAIPHLRRRGRLPRKALQAQNSEIVKDDEGKDDYQYDELNTEILNNLADQELQLNHLKNSITSYFGAAGRIACGEKYRVLARRVTLDGKVQYLVEWEGATAS from the exons AGACTCTACGGGGGTGGGTAATTCAGTGGTCCACAAGCGGTCTCCTTTACGGCGGCACCAAAAGCCACCAATCTCCGTGACCAAGCTGTCCTCCCGGGATGGACAGAAAGCCAAAAAGCCAGTGTGCAAATTTGAAGAAGGTCAAGATGTCCTAGCCAGGTGGTCAGATGGCTTGTTTTATCTTGGAACTATCAAAAAG ATAAACAAACTGAAACAGAGCTGCTTCATTATTTTTGAAGACAGCTCAAAATCCTGGGTTCTTTGGAAGGACATACAAACAG GAGCTACTGAAAGTGGGGAAATGGTCTGTACAATATGTCAAGAAGAATATTCAGAAGCACCCAATGAAATGGTTATATGTGATAAATGTGGTCAAG GTTATCATCAGCTGTGTCACACGCCAAATATTGATTCTGCTGTGATAGACTCAGATGATAAATGGCTTTGCCGGCAGTGTgtctttgcaacaacaacaaag AGAGGTGGCGCGCTTAAGAAGGGACCAAATGCCAAAGCCCTGCAAGTCATGAAGCAAACATTGCCTTACAGTGTAGCAGACCTTGAATGGGATGCAGGCCATAAAACGAATGCTCAGCAGTGTTATTGCTACTGTGGAGGTCCTGGAGA CTGGTATTTGAAGATGCTACAGTGCTGCAAATGTAAACAGTGGTTCCACGAGGCTTGTGTGCAGTGCCTCCAAAAGCCAATGCTTTTTGGTGACAG gttttatacATTCATTTGTTCGGTTTGTAGTTCTGGACCAGAATACCTCAAACGTTTACCCTTGCAATG GGTGGACATAGCACATCTATGCCTTTACAACCTAAGTGTTATtcacaaaaagaaatattttgattCAGAGCTTGAACTCATGACCTACATTAATGAAAACTGGGATCGACTGCACCCTGGTGAA CTGGCAGATACACCAAAACCTGAACGATATGAACATGTCTTGGAGGCATTAAATGATTACAAGACTAT GTTTATGTCTGGAAAGgagataaagaagaaaaaacatttgTTTGGCTTGAGAATTCGTGTTCCTCCTTGCCCACCAAATGCTGCTTTCAAGGCTGAGAAAGAACCTGAGGGAACTTCACATGAATTCAAAATTAAAGGCAGAAAATCATCTAAACCTGTGCCTGATCAGAG GGAAGTTACTAATGGTGTAGaaaaaaaggggaagaaaaagtcTGTTGGTCGTCCACCTGGTCCATATACCAGGAAGATGATTCAAAAAATGTCTGAGCCGTCACTTTTG GAGCCTGTCATAGTGCAAGAATCCCCTACTTTGGATTTACCTAGCACTATTGG ATCTGATGGAACAGCACATTCATCAAATACCTCAGATGTAGAATCTACAGGTACTGTCAGTACAAAAGAAACTACCTCAACCTGCATTCCCAAACATTACAG CTTACCTGACTCCAGGAAAAGAACACGTACTGGAAGAACTTGGCCAGCTGCAATACCACACTTAAGGAGAAGAGGACGCCTTCCACGGAAAGCACTCCAGGCTCAGAATTCTGAAATTGTAAAAGACGACGAAGGCAAAGATGATTATCAATATGACGAACTCAATACAGAGATTCTGAATAACTTAGCAGATCAGGAGTTACAGCTTAACCATCTCAAGAACTCTATCACCAGTTACTTTGGTGCAGCAGGTAGGATAGCTTGTGGTGAAAAATACCGTGTTTTAGCTCGTCGGGTGACACTTGAtggaaaggtgcagtatcttgtgGAATGGGAAGGAGCAACTGCCTCCTGA